One window of the Primulina eburnea isolate SZY01 chromosome 18, ASM2296580v1, whole genome shotgun sequence genome contains the following:
- the LOC140819937 gene encoding uncharacterized protein, with protein sequence MSSSDSDSESSSSSGSERFSESSESSRFSKSSESSQGKISLADPDFTIDPPEEEVTTHSRPGKEVRHVTQQMNISNADNLWYGHLSSHIPSGSEPKLRTLWHIPSSHQIIIPSPEDRPYLAPKGYYTFFQHHFDAGLRFPLCDFFQELSKYYKVHLGLLTPNAFRLISCFAVLFRALDLPLNCTTFSYFLVLSRSKDGPFYVTSRSSHKLFDGAPSHVKDWKKYFFFVQPPEELTCSTDWCPSFTKPKFSKIYKKDTEYLKIMRVLGDRCFNIPKLLSEDLLCHAGISPAEIKLKENAGIRVMNALFLRELSKKKAEGSSSAPQKSLIPAVTMGTKGDCSATEKKKTDSCSTTAKRPASSPTAAKKKKTGSSSSAPKRASSPPPRAKSPRPSGKQNASTDPSPPVPHSGKRKISEISVVSVSSPEGSGSDEELPPASGVHPLYTPDTAIVGRGPTQLAQKIMYQLPSEADAAFINSLGWSDLTRRTCSSITEGMMYIGELVERANTTRSTACQDLREGMALREQLQATIDEMKASHAKELSECQARGDEFLKEKQELLKEKHELQRLTEDQAKDIQKLKTDLKDSQAELEDAKVRHAAEVSSFKEEFLKSEEFVEICGPKAFHYLGVGFEGAVGLFHAQGYPPPGAPTDFIDFESFISSLPPDS encoded by the exons ATGTCTTCTTCAGATTCCGATTCCGAGTCTAGTTCTTCGAGTGGTTCTGAGAGGTTTAGCGAGTCTAGCGAGTCCAGCAGGTTTAGCAAGTCCAGCGAGTCTAGCCAGGGTAAGATTTCCCTAGCCGATCCTGATTTTACCATTGATCCTCCTGAGGAGGAAGTCACCACTCATAGTCGTCCGGGTAAGGAAGTTCGTCACGTGACCCAACAGATGAACATATCTAACGCAGACAACTTGTGGTATGGTCATCTGTCATCCCACATCCCTTCCGGTAGCGAACCAAAACTTAGAACTTTATGGCACATTCCTTCCTCCCACCAGATTATCATTCCTAGCCCAGAGGACCGGCCCTATCTAGCCCCTAAGGGTTATTATACCTTCTTTCAGCATCACTTTGATGCAGGTCTCCGTTTCCCTTTGTGCGATTTCTTCCAAGAATTAAGCAAGTACTACAAGGTGCATTTAGGTTTACTCACGCCCAATGCTTTCCGTTTAATAAGTTGCTTCGCCGTGTTATTCAGGGCCTTAGATCTCCCTTTAAATTGCACCACCTTCTCTTACTTCTTAGTTCTGTCCAGATCAAAAGATGGACCTTTTTATGTAACCTCCCGGTCTAGCCACAAACTTTTCGATGGGGCTCCCAGTCATGTGAAGGACTGGAAAAAATACTTTTTCTTCGTACAGCCACCCGAGGAATTGACTTGCTCTACCGATTGGTGCCCTTCTTTCACTAAACCAAAATTTTCCAAGATTTATAAGAAAGATACAGAGTATCTGAAGATAATGAGGGTACTAGGAGATCGATGCTTTAACATTCCCAAACTTCTATCTGAAGATCTTCTGTGTCACGCCGGGATAAGTCCCGCGGAAATTAAGCTAAAGGAGAATGCTG GTATTAGAGTCATGAACGCTCTATTTCTCCGTGAGCtttccaagaagaaggccgaggGTTCCTCATCAGCACCCCAGAAGTCACTTATTCCGGCAGTCACGATGGGCACAAAGGGAGACTGTTCTGCTACTGAGAAAAAGAAAACAGATTCTTGCTCTACTACTGCGAAGAGGCCTGCTAGCTCCCCTACTGCcgcgaagaagaagaagacagGCTCCTCCTCCTCTGCCCCAAAGCGAGCCTCCTCTCCCCCTCCCCGTGCCAAGTCTCCTCGTCCGTCTGGCAAGCAAAATGCATCCACTGATCCTAGCCCGCCAGTCCCGCATTCTGGTAAGCGCAAGATTTCTGAGATCTCAGTCGTGTCGGTCTCTTCTCCAGAAGGGTCAGGGTCGGATGAGGAGCTTCCCCCTGCATCAGGGGTACATCCTCTATACACACCAGATACAGCCATTGTGGGGCGGGGTCCTACTCAGCTGGCTCAAAAGATAATGTATCAGCTTCCTTCCGAAGCGGATGCGGCGTTCATTAATTCACTGGGGTGGTCTGACCTTACTCGTCGGACATGCAGCAGCATCACTGAG GGCATGATGTACATAGGGGAGTTGGTGGAGCGTGCCAACACCACTCGATCTACTGCCTGCCAAGACTTGCGCGAGGGCATGGCTCTTCGTGAACAGCTTCAAGCTACTATTGATGAGATGAAAGCGTCACATGCTAAGGAGCTTTCGGAGTGCCAAGCTCGAGGTGACGAGTTTCTGAAGGAAAAACAAGAGCTTCTGAAAGAGAAACACGAGCTCCAGCGACTGACAGAAGACCAAGCTAAAGACATCCAGAAGTTAAAGACAGATTTAAAAGATTCACAAGCTGAGCTCGAAGATGCCAAGGTGCGACACGCTGCAGAAGTTTCCTCCTTCAAAGAGGAATTTCTCAAATCCGAAGAATTTGTCGAGATCTGTGGCCCGAAAGCTTTTCACTACCTGGGGGTGGGCTTCGAGGGTGCAGTCGGCCTTTTCCATGCTCAGGGCTATCCTCCGCCAGGCGCCCCTACTGACTTTATCGACTTCGAGAGCTTCATATCGAGTCTCCCCCCCGATTCCTAG
- the LOC140820090 gene encoding protein indeterminate-domain 14-like, with translation MLSSINDPSPSSEPFLSPEDGSISKRKRRPAGTPDPDAEVVSLSPKTLLESDRYVCEICNQGFQRDQNLQMHRRRHKVPWKLLKRETPIARKRVFVCPEPSCLHHDPCHALGDLVGIKKHFRRKHSNHKQWVCEKCSKGYAVQSDYKAHLKTCGTRGHSCDCGRVFSRVESFIEHQDACSVGKLQSECHHLHPPPACLSRTASSPIPSNGGAANMNSNCTRQPNLELQLLTERNTSTTFYIPDHYSTKLDEDHSTQLQLSIGSSENIEKNEADDRRNVGNYRCSPRGSSSTSEKPNSAAETARLMELVQEQLRVAVAEKAYAEEARRQARRQIEVAEQQFANAKRIRQQALGELEKARVLKEHAMKQMNSILLQITCSSCKLNFKQSNSATPLPLAEASSSPENLLGMSYISAALREWEIKKSDQN, from the exons ATGTTAAGCTCCATTAATGACCCTTCTCCTTCTTCTGAGCCATTCCTGTCCCCAGAAGATGGAAGCATCAGTAAAAGAAAACGAAGACCCGCAGGAACACCag atCCAGATGCAGAAGTGGTGTCACTATCTCCAAAAACCCTTCTTGAATCCGATCGATACGTGTGCGAGATCTGCAACCAGGGGTTCCAACGTGACCAGAATCTGCAGATGCATAGGAGAAGGCACAAGGTCCCATGGAAATTGCTGAAGCGCGAGACTCCGATAGCTAGGAAGCGTGTCTTCGTCTGCCCCGAGCCCAGCTGCCTGCACCACGATCCATGCCACGCCCTCGGCGATCTCGTGGGGATCAAGAAGCATTTCCGGCGGAAACACAGCAATCACAAGCAATGGGTCTGTGAGAAATGCTCGAAAGGCTACGCCGTCCAGTCCGATTACAAGGCCCATCTCAAGACCTGTGGGACTCGGGGGCATTCCTGCGACTGTGGCCGTGTGTTTTCCAG AGTGGAGAGCTTCATCGAACATCAAGATGCTTGTAGCGTGGGGAAGCTCCAGTCGGAATGCCACCATCTACACCCGCCGCCGGCTTGCTTATCTCGAACAGCGTCGAGCCCCATCCCCTCCAACGGCGGCGCGGCCAACATGAATAGTAATTGCACTCGCCAGCCGAATCTTGAACTCCAGCTCCTCACTGAACGCAATACCAGTACCACCTTCTACATTCCCGATCATTACTCGACGAAACTCGACGAGGATCACTCTACACAGCTACAGCTGTCGATTGGGTCATCCGAGAACATAGAAAAGAACGAAGCCGATGACCGTAGAAACGTTGGTAATTACCGATGCTCGCCGAGGGGAAGCAGCAGTACTAGTGAAAAACCCAATTCAGCGGCGGAGACCGCGAGGCTGATGGAGCTGGTGCAGGAGCAGCTCAGAGTAGCCGTGGCGGAGAAAGCTTATGCGGAAGAGGCGAGGCGACAAGCGAGGAGACAGATTGAGGTGGCGGAGCAGCAATTCGCCAACGCGAAAAGGATCCGGCAACAGGCCTTAGGGGAGTTGGAAAAGGCGCGAGTTCTGAAAGAACACGCGATGAAGCAAATGAACTCCATTCTACTGCAAATAACTTGCAGCTCTTGCAAGCTTAATTTCAAGCAAAGTAATTCGGCGACTCCATTGCCGCTTGCAGAAGCTTCTTCTTCTCCAGAGAATTTGCTGGGAATGAGTTACATTTCAGCTGCTCTTCGAGAATGGGAAATCAAGAAAAGCGACCAAAATTGA